The proteins below come from a single Streptomyces sp. SCSIO 75703 genomic window:
- the polA gene encoding DNA polymerase I — protein MAETASKKTDSTPGGGRPRLMLMDGHSLAYRAFFALPAENFTTATGQPTNAIYGFASMLANTLRDEAPTHFAVAFDVSRKTWRSEEFTEYKANRSKTPDEFKGQVELICELLDVMRVSRFAVEGFEADDVIATLATQAEAEGFEVLIVTGDRDSFQLVSDHTTVLYPTKGVSELTRFTPAKVVEKYGLTPAQYPDFAALRGDPSDNLPGIPGVGEKTAAKWINQFGSFAELVERVDEVKGKAGQNLRDHLESVKLNRRLTELDREVELPKGVGDLERLAYDRKGVALVLDTLEIRNPSLRERLYAVDPGAREAEATPVVADGVELDGTVLGTGELAGWLAGHGTGPLGVALVHTWALGTGSVAEVALATAGGPAAWFDPSQLDEADERAFAGWLSDPERPKVLHDAKSAMRVLAEHGWSVAGVGMDTALAAYLVKPGRRSFDLDALSLEYLHRELAPAAAADGQLAFGADEGAEAEALMVQARAVLDLGEAFGDRLREVGAADLLRDMELPTSALLARMERHGIAADRAHLESMEQMFAGSVQQAVKEAHAAAGREFNLGSPKQLQEVLFGELNLPKTKKTKTGYTTDADALAWLAGQTENELPVIMLRHREQAKLRVTVEGLIKTIAADGRIHTTFNQTVAATGRLSSTDPNLQNIPVRTDEGRAIRRGFVVGEGFESLMTADYSQIELRVMAHLSEDAGLIEAFTSGEDLHTTAAAQVFSVEPAAVDAEMRRKIKAMSYGLAYGLSAFGLSQQLNIEAAEARGLMDAYFERFGGVRDYLRRVVDEARATGYTETVFGRRRYLPDLNSDNRQRREMAERMALNAPIQGTAADIVKIAMLNLDKALRAAGHTSRMLLQVHDEIVLEIAPGEREAVEALVRREMADAVSLKVPLGVSVGVGDDWESAAH, from the coding sequence GTGGCAGAGACAGCATCGAAGAAGACCGACAGCACCCCCGGCGGCGGCCGTCCGCGCCTCATGCTCATGGACGGGCACTCCCTGGCCTACCGCGCGTTCTTCGCGCTGCCCGCGGAGAACTTCACGACCGCGACCGGCCAGCCCACCAACGCGATCTACGGCTTCGCGTCGATGCTCGCCAACACGCTGCGTGACGAGGCGCCCACGCACTTCGCGGTGGCGTTCGACGTGTCCCGCAAGACCTGGCGCTCCGAGGAGTTCACGGAGTACAAGGCGAACCGCTCCAAGACCCCGGACGAGTTCAAGGGCCAGGTCGAGCTGATCTGCGAACTGCTCGACGTGATGCGCGTCTCCCGCTTCGCCGTCGAGGGCTTCGAGGCGGACGACGTCATCGCCACCCTCGCCACCCAGGCCGAGGCCGAGGGCTTCGAGGTGCTGATCGTCACCGGCGACCGGGACTCCTTCCAGCTCGTCAGCGACCACACCACCGTGCTCTACCCGACCAAGGGCGTCTCCGAGCTGACCCGGTTCACCCCGGCGAAGGTCGTCGAGAAGTACGGACTGACCCCCGCCCAGTACCCGGACTTCGCCGCCCTGCGCGGCGACCCGTCGGACAACCTGCCCGGCATCCCCGGCGTCGGCGAGAAGACCGCCGCGAAGTGGATCAACCAGTTCGGCTCCTTCGCGGAACTGGTCGAGCGCGTCGACGAGGTCAAGGGCAAGGCCGGACAGAACCTCCGCGACCACCTGGAGTCCGTCAAGCTCAACCGCCGCCTGACCGAGCTGGACCGCGAGGTCGAACTGCCGAAGGGCGTCGGCGACCTGGAGCGCCTCGCCTACGACCGCAAGGGCGTCGCCCTGGTCCTGGACACTCTGGAGATCCGCAACCCGTCGCTGCGCGAGCGGCTGTACGCCGTCGACCCCGGCGCCCGGGAGGCGGAGGCGACCCCCGTCGTCGCCGACGGCGTCGAGCTGGACGGCACCGTCCTCGGCACCGGCGAACTGGCCGGCTGGCTCGCCGGCCACGGCACCGGGCCGCTCGGCGTCGCCCTCGTCCACACCTGGGCGCTGGGCACCGGCTCGGTGGCCGAGGTGGCCCTCGCCACGGCGGGCGGCCCGGCCGCCTGGTTCGACCCGTCGCAGCTCGACGAGGCCGACGAGCGGGCCTTCGCCGGCTGGCTGTCCGACCCGGAGCGGCCCAAGGTCCTGCACGACGCCAAGAGCGCCATGCGGGTCCTCGCCGAGCACGGCTGGAGCGTCGCCGGGGTCGGCATGGACACCGCCCTCGCCGCGTACCTGGTCAAGCCGGGCCGCCGCTCCTTCGACCTGGACGCCCTCTCCCTGGAGTACCTGCACCGCGAGCTGGCCCCGGCCGCCGCGGCCGACGGGCAGCTCGCCTTCGGCGCGGACGAGGGGGCGGAGGCCGAGGCGCTCATGGTGCAGGCCCGCGCCGTCCTCGATCTGGGCGAGGCGTTCGGGGACCGGCTGCGCGAGGTCGGCGCGGCGGACCTGCTGCGCGACATGGAGCTGCCCACCTCGGCCCTGCTCGCCCGCATGGAGCGGCACGGCATCGCCGCCGACCGGGCGCACCTGGAGAGCATGGAGCAGATGTTCGCCGGCTCCGTGCAGCAGGCGGTCAAGGAGGCCCACGCGGCGGCCGGACGCGAGTTCAACCTCGGCTCGCCCAAGCAGCTCCAGGAGGTCCTCTTCGGCGAGCTGAACCTGCCGAAGACCAAGAAGACCAAGACCGGCTACACCACCGACGCGGACGCCCTCGCCTGGCTCGCCGGCCAGACCGAGAACGAACTGCCCGTGATCATGCTCCGCCACCGCGAGCAGGCCAAGCTGCGCGTCACCGTCGAGGGCCTGATCAAGACCATCGCCGCCGACGGCCGCATCCACACCACGTTCAACCAGACCGTCGCCGCGACCGGCCGCCTCTCCTCCACCGACCCCAACCTCCAGAACATCCCGGTGCGCACCGACGAGGGCCGGGCCATCCGCCGCGGCTTCGTCGTCGGCGAGGGCTTCGAGTCCCTCATGACCGCCGACTACAGCCAGATCGAACTGCGCGTGATGGCCCACCTCTCCGAGGACGCGGGACTCATCGAGGCGTTCACCTCCGGCGAGGACCTGCACACCACCGCCGCCGCGCAGGTCTTCTCCGTCGAGCCCGCCGCGGTCGACGCGGAGATGCGCCGCAAGATCAAGGCCATGTCGTACGGCCTCGCCTACGGGCTGTCGGCCTTCGGCCTCTCCCAGCAGCTCAACATCGAGGCGGCCGAGGCCCGCGGCCTCATGGACGCCTACTTCGAGCGGTTCGGCGGGGTCCGCGACTACCTGCGCCGGGTCGTCGACGAGGCGCGGGCCACCGGGTACACGGAGACGGTCTTCGGCCGCCGCCGGTACCTGCCCGACCTCAACAGCGACAACCGCCAGCGGCGCGAGATGGCCGAGCGCATGGCCCTCAACGCGCCCATCCAGGGCACGGCGGCCGACATCGTCAAGATCGCCATGCTCAACCTGGACAAGGCGCTGCGCGCGGCCGGCCACACCTCCCGCATGCTGCTCCAGGTCCACGACGAGATCGTCCTGGAGATCGCCCCCGGCGAGCGGGAGGCCGTGGAGGCCCTGGTCCGCCGCGAGATGGCCGACGCGGTGAGCCTCAAGGTCCCCCTCGGCGTCTCGGTCGGCGTGGGCGACGACTGGGAGTCCGCGGCGCACTAG
- a CDS encoding FdhF/YdeP family oxidoreductase — translation MASKPPKSDPVQDAPRVAEPKHAAAGLTAIGHSLRIAQAQMGVKRTALTLLNVNQKKGFDCPGCAWPEPEHRHTAEFCENGAKAVAEEATLRRVTPAFFAQHSVADLATRSGYWLGQQGRLTHPVYLPEGGEHYEPVTWERAFDIVAEEIAALDSPDEALFYTSGRTSNEAAFLYQLFARELGTNNLPDCSNMCHESSGSALSETIGVGKGSVLLEDLYKSDLIIVAGQNPGTNHPRMLSALEKAKANGAKVISVNPLPEAGLERFKNPQTPKGLIAGASLTDLFLQIRLGGDQALFRLLNKLILETEGAVDEAFVSEHTHGFEDFAKAAREADWEETLRATGLSREDIEATLRMVLASERTIVCWAMGLTQHKHSVPTIREVVNFLLLRGNIGRPGAGVCPVRGHSNVQGDRTMGIFERPDPEFLDAMEEEFGFAMPREHGYDVVRGIRALRDGAAKVFFAMGGNFVSASPDTEVTEAAMRRARLTVHVSTKLNRSHAVTGARALILPTLGRTERDTQAGGDQFVTVEDSMGMVHSSRGRLDPASRHLLSEPAIVCRLARRVLGEKSTVPWEEFERDYGAIRDRIGRVVPGFEDFNARVAHPGGFTLPHAPRDERRFPTATGKANFTAAPVEYPELPEGRLLLQTLRSHDQYNTTIYGLDDRYRGIRNGRRVVLVNPSDARDLGVPDGSYVDLVGEWSDGVERRAPGFRVVHYPTARGCAAAYYPETNVLVPLDATADTSNTPASKSVVVRLEQSTTD, via the coding sequence ATGGCCAGCAAGCCGCCCAAGAGTGATCCGGTGCAGGACGCGCCGCGGGTCGCCGAGCCGAAGCACGCGGCGGCGGGGCTGACGGCCATCGGCCACAGCCTGCGCATCGCGCAGGCGCAGATGGGCGTGAAACGGACGGCGCTGACGCTGCTGAACGTCAACCAGAAGAAAGGTTTCGACTGTCCGGGCTGCGCCTGGCCGGAGCCGGAGCACCGGCACACGGCGGAGTTCTGCGAGAACGGCGCGAAGGCCGTGGCCGAGGAGGCCACGCTGCGCCGGGTGACCCCGGCGTTCTTCGCCCAGCACTCGGTGGCCGACCTGGCGACCCGCAGCGGTTACTGGCTGGGCCAGCAGGGCCGTCTGACCCACCCCGTGTACCTCCCCGAGGGCGGTGAGCACTACGAGCCGGTCACCTGGGAGCGCGCCTTCGACATCGTCGCCGAGGAGATCGCCGCGCTGGACTCGCCGGACGAGGCGCTCTTCTACACCTCCGGCCGCACCAGCAACGAGGCCGCCTTCCTCTACCAGCTCTTCGCCCGCGAGCTGGGCACCAACAACCTGCCGGACTGCTCCAACATGTGCCACGAGTCGTCCGGCTCGGCGCTGTCGGAGACGATCGGCGTCGGCAAGGGCAGCGTCCTGCTGGAGGACCTGTACAAGTCCGACCTGATCATCGTCGCCGGGCAGAACCCGGGCACCAACCACCCGCGCATGCTCTCCGCCCTGGAGAAGGCGAAGGCCAACGGGGCGAAGGTGATCAGCGTCAACCCGCTGCCCGAGGCCGGGCTGGAGCGCTTCAAGAACCCGCAGACGCCCAAGGGGCTCATCGCGGGCGCCTCCCTGACCGACCTGTTCCTGCAGATCCGGCTCGGCGGCGACCAGGCCCTGTTCCGGCTGCTGAACAAGCTGATCCTGGAGACCGAGGGCGCGGTCGACGAGGCGTTCGTCAGCGAACACACCCACGGCTTCGAGGACTTCGCCAAGGCGGCCCGCGAGGCGGACTGGGAGGAGACCCTCAGGGCGACCGGTCTGAGCCGCGAGGACATCGAGGCGACGCTGCGCATGGTGCTCGCCTCCGAACGCACCATCGTCTGCTGGGCGATGGGGCTCACCCAGCACAAGCACTCGGTGCCCACGATCCGCGAGGTCGTGAACTTCCTGCTGCTGCGCGGCAACATCGGCCGCCCCGGCGCCGGCGTCTGCCCGGTGCGCGGCCACTCCAACGTGCAGGGCGACCGCACGATGGGCATCTTCGAGCGCCCCGACCCGGAGTTCCTGGACGCCATGGAGGAGGAGTTCGGCTTCGCGATGCCGCGCGAGCACGGGTACGACGTGGTGCGCGGCATCCGGGCGCTGCGCGACGGCGCGGCGAAGGTGTTCTTCGCCATGGGCGGCAACTTCGTGTCGGCCTCCCCCGACACGGAGGTGACCGAGGCGGCCATGCGGCGGGCGCGGCTCACCGTGCACGTGTCGACCAAGCTGAACCGCTCCCACGCGGTCACGGGCGCGCGGGCGCTGATCCTGCCGACGCTCGGGCGCACCGAGCGGGACACGCAGGCGGGCGGCGACCAGTTCGTGACGGTCGAGGACTCGATGGGCATGGTGCACTCCTCGCGCGGGCGGCTGGATCCGGCGAGCCGGCACCTGCTGTCCGAACCGGCCATCGTGTGCCGGCTGGCCCGGCGGGTGCTCGGCGAGAAGAGCACGGTGCCGTGGGAGGAGTTCGAGCGGGACTACGGGGCGATCCGCGACCGCATCGGGCGCGTGGTCCCCGGCTTCGAGGACTTCAACGCGCGCGTGGCGCACCCCGGCGGCTTCACCCTGCCGCACGCCCCGCGCGACGAGCGCCGCTTCCCGACGGCGACGGGCAAGGCCAACTTCACGGCCGCGCCGGTGGAGTACCCGGAGCTGCCCGAGGGGCGGCTGCTGCTCCAGACGCTGCGCTCGCACGACCAGTACAACACCACGATCTACGGGCTGGACGACCGTTACCGGGGCATCCGCAACGGCCGCCGGGTGGTCCTGGTCAACCCGTCGGACGCCCGTGACCTGGGGGTGCCGGACGGCTCCTACGTGGACCTGGTCGGCGAGTGGTCGGACGGCGTGGAGCGGCGGGCGCCGGGCTTCCGGGTCGTGCACTACCCGACGGCGCGGGGCTGCGCGGCGGCGTACTACCCGGAGACCAACGTGCTGGTGCCGCTGGACGCCACGGCGGACACCAGCAACACCCCGGCCAGCAAGTCGGTCGTGGTCCGTCTGGAACAATCGACGACCGACTGA